A stretch of Bacillota bacterium DNA encodes these proteins:
- a CDS encoding PfkB family carbohydrate kinase produces TKSTVGAGDSSLAGFLKATLEGKSPEDILRTAASFGTAACLTEGTNPPEPKTVDEIYKKVEITKI; encoded by the coding sequence AGACTAAGTCAACGGTCGGTGCCGGTGATTCGAGTCTCGCGGGATTTTTAAAGGCGACTTTAGAGGGGAAATCGCCTGAGGATATCTTGCGAACAGCTGCCTCATTCGGAACCGCCGCGTGCCTGACCGAAGGCACAAACCCGCCGGAGCCTAAAACGGTTGATGAAATATATAAAAAGGTTGAAATCACTAAGATATAG
- a CDS encoding amino acid permease, whose protein sequence is MKNEFNRRHLVIMSLGNIIGSGIFLGSSAVIAEAGPSAFIAFFLGGIIMAFEVMFITEMCVINPAPGAFRVHASEVFGPWIGFVNGWTFWLCGILGLASEVAAAAIFTRFWLPSVPMWIFCIIYALIMWAVNLNDVKGLSRIESALASVKVIALVLFILFGFLTLLGIFKFGSFHINNPFESVKRLMPNGVKGIFASMIMVMFSFTGTGIIGLAISETKEPEKNAPPAIAIITVSVILLYTLSVLFIVLLTPWNSVSSDASPFVEILKRLSIPYSDSILNFIVLTAALSGLNSGMYSSSRMLSSLSHDRQAPKLFQKMSKNGVPVYALGITSAALLLTAVLSYLFPSKVFVILSTSSGFLAMFNWLTISVTHYFYRKKTLKEKPEKLKYKAPGYPYTSFVEALLIVLILATSPLYTGQVSGLIGAVLFFFGLIYVYFLLKRNRIVK, encoded by the coding sequence TTGAAAAATGAGTTCAACAGACGTCATCTTGTCATAATGTCGCTTGGCAACATTATCGGGTCCGGCATATTCTTAGGCAGTTCGGCAGTCATTGCCGAGGCGGGGCCAAGCGCGTTTATCGCATTCTTCTTAGGCGGCATCATAATGGCGTTTGAGGTGATGTTCATAACAGAAATGTGCGTGATAAATCCCGCCCCCGGTGCGTTCAGGGTACATGCTTCTGAGGTTTTCGGCCCATGGATAGGTTTTGTGAACGGCTGGACATTCTGGCTTTGCGGCATTCTCGGACTTGCAAGCGAGGTCGCGGCGGCGGCTATATTTACACGTTTCTGGCTTCCAAGCGTTCCAATGTGGATATTCTGCATAATATATGCCCTTATCATGTGGGCTGTCAATTTAAATGATGTCAAGGGACTTAGCCGAATAGAATCCGCCCTTGCCTCCGTCAAAGTCATTGCGCTGGTGCTGTTTATACTATTCGGCTTTTTGACCCTGCTCGGTATATTTAAATTCGGCTCATTTCATATAAACAATCCGTTTGAATCTGTAAAAAGGCTTATGCCAAACGGCGTTAAAGGCATTTTTGCGTCAATGATCATGGTGATGTTCTCTTTTACGGGGACAGGAATAATCGGTCTTGCAATTTCCGAAACAAAAGAGCCTGAAAAAAACGCTCCTCCTGCAATAGCAATTATCACAGTTTCAGTCATACTGCTGTACACCCTCTCTGTTCTTTTTATTGTGCTTTTAACGCCGTGGAATTCGGTTTCATCAGACGCAAGCCCCTTTGTTGAGATATTAAAACGTCTCAGTATCCCCTATTCAGACAGTATCCTAAACTTTATCGTACTTACCGCCGCACTCTCAGGGCTCAATTCCGGCATGTACAGCTCGTCACGAATGCTTAGTTCCTTAAGTCATGACAGGCAGGCGCCAAAACTCTTTCAAAAGATGAGTAAAAACGGAGTGCCCGTTTACGCCCTCGGCATCACCAGCGCCGCACTGCTTTTAACCGCTGTGCTTTCCTACCTCTTTCCTTCAAAAGTTTTCGTGATACTCTCGACTTCAAGCGGTTTTCTTGCCATGTTCAACTGGCTGACGATTTCAGTGACCCATTATTTTTATAGAAAAAAGACGCTTAAGGAAAAACCGGAAAAACTTAAATATAAAGCTCCCGGATATCCCTACACGTCTTTTGTGGAGGCATTATTAATTGTACTGATTTTAGCGACATCCCCCCTGTACACAGGGCAGGTGTCGGGGCTGATAGGCGCAGTTTTATTCTTTTTTGGGCTGATCTATGTGTACTTTCTTCTTAAAAGGAACAGGATCGTAAAGTAA